The proteins below come from a single Lactobacillus johnsonii genomic window:
- a CDS encoding DUF3290 domain-containing protein — MNFYTINYIQNHQNTDRTALYILMIVAASAMIIFAILYLRDRFNTRYRDLGIIALLFLLLFTGTQYEKYVQNNEQKSKAAQIVPFIKSVADDENVKESDVMVSSLSLQDGMIVRIDSKNEDYQLNLNENNNSYTLNRSHVIDHHVYVQK, encoded by the coding sequence ATGAATTTCTATACGATAAATTATATTCAGAACCATCAAAATACAGATCGAACAGCTTTATATATTCTAATGATTGTTGCTGCCAGTGCGATGATTATTTTTGCAATTCTATATTTGCGTGATCGTTTTAATACCAGATATAGGGATTTAGGAATCATTGCCCTCTTGTTTTTATTATTATTTACTGGCACACAATATGAAAAATATGTGCAAAATAATGAACAGAAGTCTAAAGCTGCCCAAATTGTTCCCTTTATTAAATCAGTTGCTGATGATGAAAATGTTAAAGAAAGCGATGTGATGGTCAGTTCACTGAGTTTGCAGGATGGGATGATTGTGCGAATTGATTCGAAAAATGAAGACTATCAATTGAATTTAAACGAAAACAATAATAGCTATACATTAAATCGATCGCACGTGATTGATCATCATGTATATGTGCAAAAGTAG
- a CDS encoding PAS domain-containing protein — protein sequence MNENWTKNYKKAAQGNDYVKLNAGLMKVKDLDNYLSSFPSNLLSFNKTGEFTYYKQLPGMNYTPPELGENIAALGQTESEKKQLTEIFHKLSTGEAKELHFVDQTNTQKRFMVDTYRAIFDKDHHFAGINETVQDIYPLVEYYLKETGQKLVDDPKNTNGEVYRKNQKIDAESGASEL from the coding sequence ATGAATGAAAATTGGACTAAAAATTATAAAAAAGCTGCACAAGGTAATGACTATGTAAAGTTAAATGCGGGACTAATGAAAGTAAAAGACCTCGATAATTATCTTTCTTCGTTTCCCAGCAATTTGCTCAGTTTTAATAAGACTGGAGAATTTACATATTATAAACAATTACCAGGGATGAATTATACTCCTCCAGAACTTGGAGAAAATATTGCGGCTCTTGGCCAAACAGAGAGTGAAAAGAAGCAATTAACAGAAATATTCCATAAGTTAAGCACAGGTGAAGCGAAAGAATTGCATTTTGTAGATCAAACTAATACCCAAAAAAGATTTATGGTAGACACATATCGGGCTATTTTTGATAAAGACCATCATTTTGCTGGAATTAATGAAACTGTTCAAGATATTTATCCACTTGTGGAATACTACTTAAAAGAAACCGGACAAAAATTGGTTGATGATCCTAAGAATACAAACGGAGAAGTGTATCGGAAAAATCAGAAAATTGATGCAGAAAGTGGAGCTTCGGAACTATAG
- a CDS encoding Sir2 family NAD-dependent protein deacetylase produces MKDFKEIKKWLADADAVIVTAGNGFAQMEGLDMFDNLAFPIEYKNISEKYHVKTIADALDKDFDSWDEKWQFWSQLINEYSVEYKPSKAMKQLKELLNGKNYFIATSTFGHFFEKAGFDQEKIFNVFGDWTMMQCSSGLNHGTRSDLSTVKRYVNGQGEVPRCEDCNSPMELHMPLNAHFFPDEDVNTRFRWFLTRNQTKKVVVLELGVDPTSPQLLDPMVKLVEQFKDWHYVAADLSQDELPDDIQKRSVGLEMALPEAIEKISK; encoded by the coding sequence ATGAAAGATTTTAAAGAAATAAAAAAATGGTTAGCAGATGCCGATGCGGTTATTGTGACTGCAGGTAATGGGTTTGCACAAATGGAAGGCCTTGATATGTTTGACAATTTGGCCTTTCCGATTGAATATAAAAATATAAGTGAAAAATATCATGTAAAAACAATTGCGGATGCACTAGATAAAGATTTTGATTCTTGGGATGAAAAATGGCAATTCTGGAGTCAACTAATTAATGAGTATTCAGTTGAATATAAGCCAAGTAAAGCAATGAAGCAATTAAAAGAATTGTTAAATGGAAAGAATTATTTTATTGCTACTAGTACTTTTGGCCATTTTTTTGAAAAAGCTGGCTTTGATCAAGAAAAAATCTTTAATGTTTTTGGTGACTGGACAATGATGCAGTGTTCTAGTGGTTTAAATCACGGTACACGTTCTGATTTGTCAACAGTGAAGAGATACGTTAATGGCCAGGGTGAGGTTCCAAGATGCGAGGATTGTAATTCACCAATGGAACTTCATATGCCGCTAAATGCTCACTTCTTTCCAGATGAAGATGTAAATACGAGATTTCGTTGGTTTTTAACAAGAAATCAGACTAAGAAGGTCGTAGTGCTTGAACTAGGAGTTGATCCAACTAGTCCTCAGCTTCTTGATCCAATGGTAAAACTGGTTGAGCAGTTCAAAGATTGGCATTATGTAGCAGCAGACTTAAGTCAAGATGAATTGCCGGATGATATCCAAAAAAGAAGTGTCGGCCTAGAAATGGCTCTTCCTGAAGCAATTGAAAAGATTTCAAAATAA
- a CDS encoding DUF421 domain-containing protein: protein MDYTQLFIKFSLGILTLIIQINVFGKSNLAPTTALDQLQNYVLGGIIGGLIYNQSITVLQFLLVLIVWTLVVFILKFGRERSNWIRNLIDGKPVQVIKNGHVLVGNCMKAGISANELMFRLRSRGIYSVEKVKNCIFEQNGQLTIIENDEDNIRFPIISDGQVNEDVLDLIHKSNAWLEQEVTKAGYNSPDDVFLGEYIDGQLRLVGYSEK from the coding sequence ATGGATTATACACAATTATTTATTAAGTTTTCTCTAGGGATATTAACCTTGATTATTCAAATTAATGTTTTTGGAAAAAGTAATTTAGCTCCAACAACAGCTTTGGATCAATTACAAAATTATGTACTGGGCGGAATTATAGGTGGTTTAATATATAATCAAAGTATTACCGTTCTTCAATTTTTATTGGTATTAATCGTTTGGACTTTAGTAGTTTTTATTTTGAAGTTTGGTCGTGAGCGTAGCAATTGGATTCGTAATTTGATTGATGGAAAACCGGTTCAAGTAATAAAAAATGGTCATGTGTTGGTCGGAAATTGTATGAAAGCTGGTATTTCTGCCAATGAATTAATGTTTAGACTTAGAAGTCGCGGAATTTATTCAGTTGAAAAAGTGAAAAATTGTATTTTTGAACAAAATGGCCAATTAACGATAATTGAAAATGATGAAGATAATATTCGCTTTCCGATTATTAGTGATGGACAGGTAAATGAAGACGTTTTGGATTTAATCCATAAATCTAATGCTTGGCTTGAACAGGAAGTAACTAAAGCTGGTTATAATAGTCCTGATGATGTCTTTTTAGGAGAATATATTGATGGACAATTACGTCTGGTAGGATATTCTGAAAAATAA
- a CDS encoding low temperature requirement protein A — protein MKNILNKRVSKIALFYDLVFVYMISKTTEILHHLEHGLVSPASFALFALIVIIFINSWMIQTVFTNRYGIGSWADIAFYFIDMMILLYMSNSFDTNNLTEMKVLFISAGLLSLTLASHYLINYFQVKNSVDRNISRAFFMILIFRASTLVIGGILDNIFGFILAVIGIILSWLMPLLTTKYTLKHPIIFPHLLERLNLLVIIIFGETIIGIADYFQPKTFSFYSILIFLTVALLFFTYALQFDKLINEDQEDVTGNILIYLHYLIIFGISLITVSIKFIHESDANSWFAVLCLYCGIGLFYLGLLFSTHYNKLQFKLKKSTIFLFISTTLIGTISCLIWSSFEVITILTFIIVSINIGWLVHVNLPHIKKGILL, from the coding sequence ATGAAAAATATATTAAATAAGCGAGTCTCAAAAATTGCCTTGTTTTATGACCTCGTTTTTGTCTACATGATATCTAAAACAACCGAGATTCTCCATCATCTAGAGCATGGATTAGTTTCACCTGCCTCCTTTGCTCTTTTTGCATTGATTGTAATTATTTTTATTAATTCATGGATGATTCAGACTGTCTTTACTAATAGATATGGTATCGGTAGTTGGGCTGACATTGCTTTTTACTTTATTGATATGATGATCTTACTTTACATGTCTAATTCTTTTGATACTAATAATCTAACAGAGATGAAAGTTCTATTTATTTCGGCTGGATTACTTTCGCTTACTCTAGCAAGCCACTATTTAATCAATTACTTTCAAGTTAAAAATTCTGTCGATCGAAATATTTCCCGGGCATTTTTTATGATTTTAATTTTTAGGGCAAGTACATTAGTTATCGGGGGAATTTTAGATAACATTTTTGGCTTTATTTTAGCTGTTATCGGCATCATATTAAGCTGGTTAATGCCACTTCTCACTACAAAATATACTCTTAAACATCCAATTATTTTTCCTCATTTACTTGAACGACTGAATCTCCTAGTAATTATTATCTTTGGTGAAACAATTATTGGTATTGCGGATTACTTTCAACCTAAAACTTTTTCCTTCTATTCTATTCTTATCTTTTTAACCGTTGCCTTGCTATTTTTCACTTATGCACTACAATTTGATAAATTAATTAATGAAGACCAAGAAGATGTAACAGGTAATATACTAATCTATCTTCACTATTTAATAATCTTTGGCATTAGTTTAATTACTGTAAGTATAAAATTTATCCATGAATCGGATGCTAACTCATGGTTTGCTGTTTTATGTTTATATTGTGGAATTGGTTTATTCTATTTAGGACTATTATTTTCAACTCATTACAATAAACTGCAATTTAAGTTAAAAAAATCAACTATTTTTCTTTTTATTAGTACAACTTTAATTGGAACTATTTCTTGTCTCATCTGGTCAAGCTTTGAAGTTATTACCATCCTCACTTTTATTATTGTTTCAATTAATATTGGTTGGCTCGTACATGTAAATCTTCCCCATATCAAAAAAGGAATCCTGCTTTAG
- a CDS encoding exonuclease domain-containing protein, which yields MSISVIQGVLRIPAAQEKIRQKGIEKPGFPDNYTLIDVETTGLSPYRDRITEMGGLKVRHGEVVATFSELVKFPDSNKVPAFITKLNGIDEATIEEKGLPVQEAIKKYREFIGSDPIVGYNVNFDLNFVYDLAEKYHLTVLNNDYVDVYRLARSFYPQEQHNRLLDCMHRLDIAETQEHRGLDDCLDTKKVFDEFHRLFRQEHMLRAQEMVKTLDLTSEWPEIVKQSQAFRSPFAHKNVVIAGDLDVDEYELANAVKNLGGLIWDEVGQDTDYLLVGDHDFFRTDIVELNKARALKKQGQNIRIWSEQFFLNVLDNWARS from the coding sequence ATGAGTATTTCAGTTATTCAAGGTGTTTTACGAATTCCAGCAGCTCAAGAAAAAATACGTCAAAAAGGCATTGAAAAACCTGGTTTTCCTGATAACTATACCTTAATTGATGTGGAAACTACGGGGCTTAGTCCATACCGTGATCGGATTACAGAGATGGGTGGTTTAAAGGTTCGCCATGGAGAAGTAGTTGCAACTTTTTCAGAATTGGTGAAGTTTCCTGATAGCAATAAGGTGCCTGCTTTTATTACCAAATTAAATGGAATTGATGAAGCGACGATTGAAGAAAAGGGTCTACCGGTTCAAGAAGCAATAAAGAAATATCGTGAATTTATCGGTAGTGATCCGATTGTTGGATATAATGTGAATTTTGATTTGAATTTTGTCTATGACCTAGCTGAAAAGTATCACTTAACTGTCTTAAATAATGATTATGTTGATGTTTATCGTTTGGCTCGTAGTTTTTACCCACAAGAACAACACAATCGTCTTTTAGATTGCATGCACCGATTAGATATCGCAGAAACGCAAGAGCATCGCGGTTTAGATGACTGTCTAGATACAAAAAAGGTTTTTGACGAATTTCATCGATTATTTAGACAGGAACATATGCTTAGAGCGCAAGAAATGGTTAAAACACTAGACTTAACTAGTGAATGGCCTGAGATTGTTAAACAAAGCCAAGCTTTCCGTAGTCCTTTTGCTCATAAGAATGTTGTAATTGCTGGTGACTTAGATGTAGATGAATATGAACTAGCTAATGCTGTAAAGAATTTGGGTGGCCTTATTTGGGATGAAGTTGGTCAAGATACAGACTACCTTTTAGTTGGAGATCATGATTTCTTCAGAACTGATATCGTTGAATTAAATAAGGCAAGAGCATTAAAGAAACAAGGTCAAAATATTAGAATTTGGTCGGAGCAATTTTTCTTGAATGTTCTTGATAATTGGGCACGTAGTTAA
- the pepT gene encoding peptidase T — protein MPEIDQKYIQNKFIEYCKVNTRSDEQSTAVPTTAGQVDLLKIIEKELEKLGLENISFSEEDSYLVGKLKKTTKKEVTPIGFVAHVDTADFNAENVKPLVHQNYDGKDIFLKEGRVLSTSEFPSLKKHLGETLITADGTTLLGADDKAGIAGLLGMLKFLKENPDLEHGDIWVAFGPDEEIGKGAARFNVERFPVEFAYTLDNGDPGDIAFETFNAAAATIDFHGTVVHPGEAYGLMVNAALIASEFIQALPASEVPENSKDFDGYFMVLSNNGNVDHAQIQLIIRDFDTDGFEQKKKLITSTVDKLNKKYGTNRVTFEMHDQYHSPGDLIKEHPYVVNLVLHAYKSLGLEPKVIPFRGGTDGVFISEKGIPTPNLFNGGANFHGPYEYVTTESMALLAKTLIEITKQHVLLNDKRDESPLKRKY, from the coding sequence ATGCCTGAAATTGATCAAAAATATATTCAAAATAAATTTATAGAATACTGTAAAGTAAATACTCGTTCAGATGAACAAAGTACAGCGGTGCCGACGACTGCCGGTCAAGTTGACTTGTTGAAAATTATTGAGAAAGAATTAGAAAAATTAGGCTTAGAAAATATTTCATTTTCAGAAGAAGATTCCTATTTAGTAGGAAAACTAAAAAAGACAACTAAGAAAGAAGTGACTCCAATTGGTTTTGTAGCACATGTAGATACGGCTGATTTTAATGCAGAAAATGTAAAACCGCTAGTGCATCAGAACTATGATGGAAAGGATATTTTCTTAAAAGAGGGACGTGTCTTATCCACAAGTGAATTTCCTAGTTTAAAAAAACATTTAGGTGAAACATTGATTACCGCTGATGGAACGACTTTACTTGGTGCAGATGATAAGGCGGGAATTGCTGGATTACTAGGAATGCTCAAATTTTTAAAAGAAAATCCTGATCTTGAACATGGAGATATTTGGGTTGCTTTTGGCCCAGATGAGGAAATTGGTAAGGGTGCTGCTCGTTTTAACGTGGAACGTTTTCCTGTTGAATTTGCTTATACATTAGATAATGGTGATCCAGGAGATATTGCATTTGAGACCTTCAATGCAGCAGCGGCTACGATTGATTTTCATGGGACAGTAGTTCATCCTGGCGAGGCATACGGTCTTATGGTCAATGCAGCCTTGATAGCTAGTGAATTTATTCAAGCTTTACCAGCAAGTGAGGTCCCTGAAAATAGTAAAGATTTTGATGGCTATTTTATGGTTTTATCCAATAACGGCAATGTCGATCATGCACAAATTCAACTAATTATTCGAGATTTTGATACTGATGGTTTTGAGCAAAAGAAAAAGTTAATCACAAGTACAGTGGATAAGTTGAATAAAAAGTATGGAACAAATCGAGTAACTTTTGAAATGCATGATCAATATCATAGTCCAGGAGATTTGATTAAAGAGCATCCCTATGTAGTAAATCTAGTTTTACATGCCTATAAGTCTCTTGGATTAGAGCCAAAAGTTATCCCATTTCGAGGAGGAACAGATGGCGTTTTTATTTCAGAAAAGGGGATACCTACACCTAACTTATTTAATGGTGGGGCAAATTTTCATGGACCATATGAATATGTAACAACTGAAAGTATGGCTCTTTTAGCTAAAACATTAATTGAAATTACGAAGCAGCATGTTTTATTAAATGATAAACGTGATGAAAGTCCATTAAAGAGAAAGTATTAG